The sequence below is a genomic window from Acidimicrobiales bacterium.
CCCCACACCGTGTACCAGCTCCACAGCTCCCACACCTGCTCGCCGAAGCGCCGGTTGAGCTCGAGGTAGATCTCGTCGCGCCGGTCGGGGTCGATCTCGGTGCGGCCCTCGTCGAGCAGGCGGTCGATCTCGGGGTCGGTGAACTTCGAGAAGTTCACCGGCGAGCCGCTGTGGAACCACACGTAGAGCAGGTCGCCCTCGGTGCCGCCGTGGTTGCGCCAGATGAAGGCGTCGAAGTTGCCGCCGAGGGCGTCGTTGATGAACTGGGACTGGTCGGCCGTGTTCTTCACGGTCACGTCGATGCCGACCTCCCGCAGCTGCTGGGCGGCCTCCTCGGCCAGCTGGCGGGTGTTCGGGTCGGTGCCGCTCCAGGTGAGCTCGAAGGCGAACTGGCCGCCGTGCGCGTCCTTGTACTCCTGGACGAGCTCGCGGGCCCGGTCCGGGTCGGAGGTCGGGTAGCCGGTGTCCTCGGCGAAGCCCTGCGTGCCCGGCGCCATCGGCCCGTTGGCCAGCGGGTTCAGGCCGTCGTTGATGAGCTCGTTGAGCTCCTCCTCGCTGACCGCGTAGGCGACGGCCTGGCGGGCGGTGAGGTCGTCGAAGGGCGCCCTGGCGTCGTTCAGCAGGGTGTAGCCGACCTCGGCGCCGTCGCTCGACTCCTCCAGGTTGGCCTGGCCGTTCTCCGCCATGTCCCGGAGGTCGAGGATCTCCTGCGCGCCCGAGGAGTGCATGGCCTGGAAGGCCCCGGTCTCGAGGCCGTTCACCCGCTGCCCGCCGTCGGTCACCGGGCGGAACTCGATCTCGTCGAGGTAGGGCAGACCCTCGTCGGCCCGCCAGTAGTCGGCGAACTTCGTGGCCGACAGGTGGTCGTTCGGCACCCACTCGTCGAGCTG
It includes:
- a CDS encoding ABC transporter substrate-binding protein, with amino-acid sequence MLAVLGLLTAGCGGGSSSGGDDDAQDDGGQTGSTAAGGDDDGGDEGDEAAGEPTPGGKVVYALEAESTGGFCLYGAQLAISGIMVTQSIYDTLTVPNEDGEYVPYLAESIEPNDTFDTWVITLRDGVTFHNGEPLDAEAVKLNLDSYRGANPDAFAPLFTFVFQNIADVQVTGPLEVTVTTATPWPAFPAYLFSSGRLGIMAPEQIADTEGCSRNLIGTGPFQLDEWVPNDHLSATKFADYWRADEGLPYLDEIEFRPVTDGGQRVNGLETGAFQAMHSSGAQEILDLRDMAENGQANLEESSDGAEVGYTLLNDARAPFDDLTARQAVAYAVSEEELNELINDGLNPLANGPMAPGTQGFAEDTGYPTSDPDRARELVQEYKDAHGGQFAFELTWSGTDPNTRQLAEEAAQQLREVGIDVTVKNTADQSQFINDALGGNFDAFIWRNHGGTEGDLLYVWFHSGSPVNFSKFTDPEIDRLLDEGRTEIDPDRRDEIYLELNRRFGEQVWELWSWYTVWGIATSADVHGILGPELPDGSMPFPLLAGWHLTSGLWVEQ